GTTTTTAATTATTAGTTAGTCCTATTAAAATAACAAATCAATCAGTATAATCCATCAGAGCAATCTTTATGATACTTTTCTGATCCTCGAATAGGCAAAGGTTGGATCGTTATTAACATCTAAATATTTGATTGAGACAAAGACTTGATTCATTAATCAAATTTAATTTGCATGTCTGATGTTATTTGTTACTAACGATAAAATTGAATTGAGTCAAACCTTGGAACTATACTAATAAGACGGTGGGATCGATCCATTAGGGACCGTATTACTAAATCCGATATGAACAAGAGATAATAGTATGTTATACTAATTAATTGATATTGAAGAATTCATCAAATCCGCTCAATTCCGTTACTCAGATTGATCCTATTGATGGAATTACTCCATGGATTCAATCCATTTTTTTTGACAAAAAAATGAGATACTCTATGAGATCAAATCTCGAGTTATTGTAAAACGAAGGGAAAATCAATCATGGAAGTAAATAATCTCGCATTTATTGCTATTGCATTGTTCATTGGATTTCCTACTGCTTTTCTACTTATCATTTACGTAAAAACGGCGAGTC
Above is a window of Cryptomeria japonica chloroplast, complete genome DNA encoding:
- the psbM gene encoding photosystem II protein M, producing MEVNNLAFIAIALFIGFPTAFLLIIYVKTASQAEVQ